ATGGTTCTGTGAtgccagatctctttgttctaccacactcctcagcatCGTACCACTCACCATGTAACGAGAATGAGCTGGAAGGGTGCAGAGATCCAGGAGAGTATTGCTGGCACTAAAGGGattgagttacagagacagggtgggcagtttgggactttattccctggagcagaggagtttgggggggggggtgttatttTACAGACGTGTATAAAACCACAAGGGACACAGATAGGATCTGAGAggcacccagagggtggtccatatatggaacaagctgccagagaaagtggtcgaGGCGCTTGGACACGTACATGGATAGGGAAGACCTAAATTTCCAAGGTGGGTTGGGATGGACTGTTTGGTGtgacaggcctgtttctgtgtgatTGCATTTGTTGTGTGATTCTAATCTCCACATACACCGTTCACACACGCATAccatcccctccctctcactttcactctccatctccctctcaccttcccccacacactccccctctctctcttcacctcccttcctctctccctctgcgcACTCGcgctctctctcacgcacacacacacacacacacacactcacacacactcactcacacactcactcacacacacacacacacacccacccacacacacacactcacacacagacccacagAGCAATGATGGTCATGTCTGCACGGGACGCAGTGGCTGCAGAAGCTGGAATTGTAAAGTCGGTTTACAATTGTCACAGAGTGGAGACATGGTGACCGGTGACGAGCCGGCCTTACGTCCCCGCAGCTCCTTGTTCATTCATTCTCCGCCCTCTCTTGCTCTGATGTTTACTGCCCTGCTGACCACTCACATTTTCAGCTCCACACAGGGTGTGATGGCAGACTGACCCGTGACTGTGCTGTACACTTTCAACTGTCTTCTGAGTCTCTCAACCCTTCTCCAAACCTCTCCCCACGATACCCTCaccctaccaccctttccccttcatccctcccctctcacGCCTctcattcctcttccccctcacTCTTCTCTCGCCTCTCCTTCCGCCCTATCTTCCCCTCTccgcctctcccctccctcctctttctcctctcctcctcccactcccctctctcATCCCTCCCAACTCACCCTCTCACtgcactctccctctccccaccctctttccccttctctctgctcttttccccatcctctttccctccacctttatccccctcaccctctcccctccacccctctctgtcctCCTTGCCACCCCTCTCACCCTTTTCTCCTCTCCGCCCCACCTCTCCccttcactccctccctcccctgtcCTCCCACGCCCTCTCTCACCCTGTTCCCTCTCCCTCAACCACTTCACCCTCCTCTCGTCactacccctctctccccatcagccATGGCCGTGACGTCAGAGAGCCAGCTGCCGGAGGTTGTGACCCCCCAGCCGACCCCCCGCCCGGCGGACAAGACCCCTGCCAGCCCCCCGAAGCCTGAGGCGAATGGCCACGGGGTGATGGAGCACCCCAGCACCTCTGCAGTACTAACGGACACACCCCTGCGGGCGGCCAGGACCGGCTCTGTCTCCCAGCTGACTCCCCCGGCGGGACAAAACTCGCCCCGTCCCAGCCTGTACCGTCCCGCCTCGCAGCAGACggtggatggagtggagctgCCGAAACCTCGTGACTACATTTTCCTGGCTGCCCTCTCCTGTTTCTGCCCCATCTGGCCTCTCAACATCGTCGCCTTCGTCTATTCCGTCATGGTGAGTTCCGCCACCCCCGTTCTTAACAAAACCTTACATTTCTATCTGTCTGCAtcaccccactgtccctctccatcacacactcccgggtcagatacagagtgaagctccctccacaccgtcccatcacacatccctggggtcagacacacagtgaagctccctcgacaccttcccatcacacatccctggggtcagatacacagtgaagctccctcgacactatcccatcacacatccctggggtcagatacagagtgaaacgccctccacaccgtcccatcacacacaccaagGGTCAGACATACAGtaaagcttcctccacaccgtcccatcacacatccctggggtcagatacagagtgaagctccctcccctccatcccatcacacactcccggggtcagacacagagtgaatctccctccacaccatcccatcacacactcccggggtcagacacagagtgaatctccctccacaccatcccatcacacactcccggggtcagacacagagtgaatctccctccacaccatcccatcacatactcccagtgtcagacacagagtgaagctccctccacaccgtcccatcacacactcccggtgtcagacacagagtgaagctccctccacaccatcccatcacacactcccggggtcagacagagtgaaactccctccacaccgtcccatcacacactcccggggtcagacacagactgaatctccctccacaccgtcccttcccacactcccggggtcagacacagagtgaatctccctccacaccgtcccatcacacactcccggggtcagacacagagtgaaactccctccacactgttgaGCAGTTTGGTCAGGGGACAGGCTCGTCCTCTCAcactgagggaatgatggtgttctGCCCCAGTCTAGGAACAGCTTCCAGAACGGAGATGTTGATGGAGCCCGGCGGCTGGGACGAGTGGCCAAGATGCTGAGTGTGGTGGCACTTGTGGGAGGCCTGCTCATCATCGGAGCATACTGTGTGATTAATTTCTCCAGTGAGTGCGTGCAGTGGGATTGGCAGGGACCCGTTGGgaatgtggacagtgggagtTAATGGGAAGGGGTGGATCCCATTGGGAATGTGGGTGGTGGGATTAACAGGAAGAGGTGGACCCAACAGGCATttggtgggagtgaatggaaaGGGCTTGGTCCCATTGGGAATATGGGCGGTGGGTGTGAATGGGAAAGGGTTGGTCCTATTGGGAATATAGACGGTGggtgtgaatgggaaggggtgggtcccgtTAGGAATGTGGAtggtgggaatgaatgggaaggAGTGGGTCCCATTAGGAATgtggacggtgggaatgaatgggaaggggtgggtcccgtCAGGAAAGTGGAcagtgggaatgaatgggaagggatgagtcCCATTAGGAATGTGGATGATACGAATGAAAGAGAAGGGGTTGGTCTCATTCGGAACGTGGAtggtgggaatgaatgggaatgggtgggtcccattgggatgGTGGATGGTGGGAATGGATGGGAACGTCAGTTCCACTCACTGCCTTTCTCTTTCTCCACAGTCCTGCAGTGAGATCGGAAGCCACATACCCCATCTCCGTGGATTGAGACGGCTTTCCTGTGCCGCATCGACTCACCAGGATAGAAGCCTGCACGGATCGGCTCAGCCAGAATCTCCCCACCCCCTTCTCTGTCATCTCCACACCACTGGGGACTTCTGGGTTCACCTTGCATGCCTATGCAACCACCTTGAAATGGGAGGGAGGGTCAGAGATTCTCCCCAGAATGTGTTCTGAATCCTCAGAAGGAGCCGTCTACATGGTCTCCCCCCCACCCTATTATACCCCATGGAAGGATGCCGAGACACCACCCATCGGGATCTCACTCTCTTGGGTGCCCTGCCCCAGGGTGTGGATAGTTGTGTCCTCAAGGCAGTGAGTTCTCCTGTGGGAAATTTTAGCACAATAACTACCCACTGTGCAGGAGGGGCAATGTTTAACAATGGTGGGGGAAGGATGGGATTAGGGTGAGGGAGAGTTATTTTAAAATGCCTGTAGGTCTCTACATGGCTGGAAATTCCCAACTGCTCCGTGCCAACTGAAGTACCTGTTCCAGCCAGACCTACCTGTCTGAGTGTCTTAAATGCTGttaatgtacctgtctcaaccacttcctctggcagctcgttccatacacacaccactctctgggtgaaaaagttgttcATCATGTCCctgttaaatcttttccctctcaatttAAACCTGTCCCTCTGGTtattgattccccaaccctggggaaacAGAATGAGCTCTTTCACCCTAACTGTGCCCCTTCTGGTTTTAttcacctctgtaaggtcacctgtcagtctcctacactccagggaataaagtcccaacctgcccACCCTCTCTCTGTAATTCAGTCCCTTTAGTCCCAGCAACAACCTCGTCattctcctctgcattctttccagcttcATGGCATCATTCCTGTagaaaggtgaccaaaactgaacacaatagcccaagtcctgtacaactgcaatgtgacctcccaactcctgtactcagtgccctgcctGATGAAGGCCAGGGCACtgccccatctacctgtgacacccgTGTGTACACtgagtcataaacacaagagatgctggaaataacaaggggagttgagttgAGTCTAGGAGCAAAAAGGTCCTTccgcagttgtacagggccctggtgagaccccacctggagtattgtgttcagttttggtgtccaaatttgaggaaggacattcttgctattgagggagtgcagcttaggttcacgaggttaattcccgggatgaaGGGAtggtcatatgttgaaagattggagcgactgggctcgtatacattggaatttagaaggatgagagggggctgattgaaacatataagattattaagggattggatacactagaggcaggaaacatgttcccgatgttgggggagtccacaATTTAAGAacaaagggtaggccatttagaacggagttcaggaaaaactttttcacccagagagttgtggatctgtggaatgctctgcctcagaaggcagtggaggccaattctctggatgctttcaagaaagagttggatagagctcttaaagatagcggagtcaagggatatggggagaaggcaggaacgggtactgattgtggatgatcagccatgatcacattgaatggtggtgttggcttgaagggccgaatggcctactcctgcacctattgtctattgtaaatcTTGAACAAcccacaaaatattggaggaattcggcaggtcaggcaatgggaattaacagttgacattttggagcaagacccttcatcagaactggaaaggaagggggcagaagccaggataagaaggggggggggagagaggaaagaGTATAAGctaacaggtgataggtgagtgggggggggtagatgaagaaagaagctgggaggtaagagGTGGAAGACATGCAACTTCAGTTACTTTCGAGCCTTAACCCTGGAAATCTCTTCTGGGGTATGGGCAGGACCCGCTCAGGAGTTGGGATGTCCCATTCCAGCTTTACGAGACTACAGCAAGGCAGCAGTCCTGGGCACTGGTCAGTGTGTGAAGTTCTGGTCAATGTGTACAGTCCTGATCACCCAGCTATACAAAGGGTGTAATTAAGCTGGAGAGGATGCAAAAAGATTCTGGAAGGTGTTGTTGGGATTGGGGGGCTGGAGCTCggaggagagactggacaggctaggaaggtgtgtgtgtgtgtgtgtgtgtgtgtgtgtgtgtgtgtgtgtgtgtgtgtgtgtgtgtgtgtgtgtgtgtgtgtgtgtgtgtgtgtgtgtgtgtgtgtgtgtgtgtgtgtgtgtgtgtgtgtgtgtgtgtgtgtgtgtgtgtgtgtgtgtgtgtcttcaaggtTATGATTGCAACAAGACAGTTCAGTCTGGTGTTGACAATTCCATGTGCTGGTCCTGGTAGATGAGGCGGTGAAGGTGGCGTTTGATGAATAACAACTgagagagaatgttttccaactTCACAAACCTTGGTTGGAGTATTGCGCCCCTTCTGGTCATTGTGCTGTAGGAAGGAAATggaatcagtttattatcattaCACGTTTTGACATACAGTGAAGAGCTTGGGTTTgtctcacacactgtccacacaggtCAGATCATaaaacacagtgcattgagggaaaacaaaaacagaatgcagaataaagtgtcacaattacagagaaagagctgtgcaggcagacagtaaggtgTTAGGGCCACAGTGTGGGGTAGCTGCTGCCCTTGAGTCTGGTGGGATGAgcttttaggcttctgtatctctgcCCAAATGTCCGGGGTGTGGGAGGGGGACCTTTGATAAtcctggctgctttaccgaggcagtgagaagtgtagacagtccatggaggggaggctggtttccgtgatgtccacaactctctgcagggcCTTGCGGTCATGGGCAGAGGCTGGTGTACAAGCCATGATGCATTCAGACAGGATGCTGCATTCATCTCAAAAATGTGAAATTGTTGGGAAGTTGGGAGACTCCTAGGATGGAGTGTCTGAACCCAGCTCTCTGCAGCTGGAACCCTGCAGCCCTTTTTAACTCTCAGTTAAAAATAtaaaatttttttttcattttgaacCTCAGTTGGAAAAGAATTGACTTCCTTGTCTTTGAAGTCCCCAACCATGTTACAGCAGTTTCTTTCTTAACACTAAaagtgtacatttctggtcaccccatagCAATGGAGgatttggacattgtggaggagGTTCTCTGGAAAGTTACAGAGTCACATAACACAGGAGACCCTTCGGCCTGACCACTTTGTGCTGGCAACGCCTATTGCATTTCGTCCCATTCACATGTGTTTGGCCATATTAGACtgatcctttcctgtccatggacCTGTTtgagtgccttttaaatgttattaatgtactttcctcaaccacttcctctggcagctcattccatgtagagactaccctctgtgtgaaaaaagttGCTCCTCGGGTCCCTGTtaaatgtctcccctctcaccttaatcctGTGCCCTTTGATTTTTGATTCCCCACCTCTGGGAGAAAAGActctaagacataggagcagaattaggccatttggcccatcaagtctgttccaccattcaatcatagctgatcatttttcccctcctcagccccactccctggacttcttcccataacctgtgatgtcatgtccaatcaagaacctatcaatctctgccttaaatacacccaacgacctggcctccacagctgcctgtggcaataaattccacaaattcaccaccctctggctaaagaaatttctccgcatctctgtggATGCCCcattatcctgaggctgtaccctcttgtcctagactcccccaccatgggaaacatcctttccacatctactctgtctaggcctttcaacatttgaaaggtttcaacgagacccccctcatccttctgaattccggtgagtacagacccagagccatcaaacattcctcgtatgataaccctttcattcccggaatcattcttgtgaacctcctccggactctctccaatgccagcacatcttttctaagatgaggagcccaaaactgttcacaatactcaaggtgaggcctcgccagtgccttataaagcctcagcatcacatccctgctcttgtattctagacctcttgaaatgaatgctaacattgcatttgccttcctcaccaccgactcaacctgcaagttaaccttcaggctgttctgcacgaggacttccaagtccctctgcatctcagatttttgtattttctccctgtttggaaaatagtctgcacatttatttccactaccaaaatgcatagccatgcattttccaacattgtatttcatttgcctttctgctaatctgtttaagtccgtctgcatcctacctgtttcctcaacactaactgccgCTCCgccaatcttcatattatctgcaaatttggcaacaaagtaATCTATTCTATCatataaatcattgatatacagcataaaaagaaatggtcccaacaccgaccccagtggatcaccaccagtcactggcagccaaccagaaaaggattcttttactcccactcactgctcctactaatcagccaatggtctaactttcctgtaataccaaaggctctctgaaagtccaaatatacaacatcaactGCATCCCCTttctctatcctacttgtaatttcctcaaagaattccaacaggttcgtcaggcaggattttccctgaaggaaaccttgctgactttgtcctatcttgtcctgtgtcaccaagtactccatcacctcatccttaacaattgactctaacatcttcccaaccactgaggtcaggctaactggtctataatttcctttctgctgccttcctcctttcttaaagagtggagtgacatttgcaattttccagtcctctggcacaatgccagagtctagtgatttttgaaagatcatttctaatgcctccacaatctctaacgctgcctctttcagaaccctggggtgcagttcatctggtctggatgaGTTATGTACCATTCGGTCTTCCAGCTTTTTCAGcagcttctcccttgtaatagtaactgcactcagttctcttccctcacacccttcaacatctggcacactgctggtgccttccacagtgaagactgatctaaaatactcatttagttaatCTGCCATCTCCtcgtcccccattattatttcttcaaccccatttcctagcggtcctatatccactctcatttctcttgtattttttacatacttgaaaaagtgcATTCCCCTATCTGTACTCCTTGATCTtcttcactccagggaataaagttccaaCCTGCCCTCTCTCCATGTCAGTCCCTCGAGACCCAGTAACATCctcgtcaatctcctctgcactcattccagctcgatggcatctttcctgtagcaagatgaccaaaactgatcacaggtttaaggtgagagggcagAGGTTTAATCGGGAATGACTGGTACCATTTTCACCCAGAGGTGGAGACAGCTacattaacagcatttaaaagatacttggacaggagCTGGTGTACAGGGAGCTGTGTGTGAGTGGTACCTGCCCCCGGGAGCTCTCGCTCTATGcccacactgggtacagactaaggagaggtgtgtgtgtgtgtgtgtgtgtgtgtgtgtgtgtgtgtgtgtgtgtgtgtgtgtgtgtgtgtgtgtgtgtgtgtgacctgcCGTCGGGAGCTCTCAGTGcccacactgggtacagactaaggagaggtgtgtgtgtgtgtgtgtgtgtgtgtgtgtgtgtgtgtgtgtgtgtgtgtgtgtgtgtgtgtgtgtgtgtgtgtgtgtgtgtgtgtgtgtgtgtgtgtgtgtgtgtgtgtgtgtgtgacctgcCGTCGGGAGCTCTCAGTGcccacactgggtacagagcaggacagCGCTAGGAGGATTTGAAACACAACAGAACACTGACTTATTGGTGCTTGTTAGACTGGGGAATCCTGCTTGCTTGTTTTCTAACGCATGAGAGATGTCTTGAAGATGTTACGAATATATTTCACCCACTTCCCCACCCAGAATGTCCTAAACACCAAGGGCTCAAGTAAAGGCTTGTAGCCACGGACAGTTTGTGATTTATACCGGAATATGTGTGTATGCTTGTTTTAACCGCATGTTAATACACAAACTTTTTCTACGCGAGCATGACACAGTAAAGATTCAGCATGTGAACTGCCAGCCCTGTGTGCGTGTCGTTCCTCGGTGTTCCGTCTCTCTAGATTGTGCTCAAGTCAGGGAGGGACGATGGAGTGGGGATTGGCTGTCAACCCCTCCCCTGAGGCGCTGCCGAAGAGGAAGATGGATGATCGATGTGGAGGGAGCAGTCGATCCCTTGCCGCCTCTCTCCGCTCCCCGCACTGCGGCATTCGGCTGACAGGCGGGGAACTGCAGCAAGGCAGCAGAGCGGTGCGGGGTGGGGACCGAaacactttctctctcacacacacagtgcaggtatctctctctctcacacacagtgcaggtatctctctctcacacacacagtgcaggtatctctctctctctctctctctctctctctcacacacacacacacacacacagtgcaggtatcactctctctcacacacacacacacagtgcaggtatctctctctctctctcacacacacacacagtgcaggtatctctctcacacacacacagtgcaggtatctctctcacacacacagtgcaggtatctctctctctctctctctcacacacacacacacacacacacacacacagtgcagatctctctcacacacacacagtgcaggtatctctctctctctctctctcacacacacacacacagtgcaggtatctctctctctctctcacacacacacacagtgcagatctctctcacacacacacagtgcaggtatctctctctctctctctctcacacacacacacacacacacacacagtgcaggtatctctctctctcacacacacacacacagtacaggtctctcatacacagaaacacagcgctggtctcattctctctctcacacacacacacagtgcaggtatctctctctctcacacacacacacacagtacaggtctctcatacacagaaacacagcgctggtctctttctctctctcacacacacacacacagtgcaggtatctctctctctctcacacacacacacacagtacaggtctctcatacatacatacacacacacacacacagtgcaggtatctctctctctctcacacacacacacacagtgcagatctctctctcacacacacagtgcaggtatctctctctctctctcacacacacacagtgcaggtatctctctctctctctcacacacacacacacacacagtgcaggtatctctctctctcacacacacacagtacaggtctctcatacacagaaacacagcgctggtctcattctctctctcacacacacacacagtgcaggtatctctctctctcacacacacacacacagtacaggtctctcatacacagaaacacagcgctggtctctttctctctctcacacacacacacacagtgcaggtatctctctctctctcacacacacacacacagtacaggtctctcatacatacatacacacacacacacacacacagtgcaggtatctctctctctctcacacacacacacacagtgcagatctctctctcacacacacagtgcaggtatctctctctctctctcacacacacacagtgcaggtatctctctctctctcacacacacacacacagtacaggtcTCTCATACACAGAAACAGCGctggtctctttctctctctcacacacacacacacacacagtgcaggtatctctctctctctctctctctcacacacacacacacagtgcaggtatctctctctctcacacacacacagtgcaggtatctctctctcacacacacagtgcaggtatctctctctctcacacacacacacacagtgcaggtatctctctctcacacacacagtgcaggtatctctctctcacacacacagtgcaggtatctctctctctcacacacacacacacacacacacagtgcagatctctctcacacacacacagtgcaggtatctctctctctctctctctcacacacacacacacacacacacagtgcaggtatctctctctctcacacacacacagtac
This region of Hemitrygon akajei chromosome 31, sHemAka1.3, whole genome shotgun sequence genomic DNA includes:
- the prrt2 gene encoding proline-rich transmembrane protein 2 — its product is MAVTSESQLPEVVTPQPTPRPADKTPASPPKPEANGHGVMEHPSTSAVLTDTPLRAARTGSVSQLTPPAGQNSPRPSLYRPASQQTVDGVELPKPRDYIFLAALSCFCPIWPLNIVAFVYSVMSRNSFQNGDVDGARRLGRVAKMLSVVALVGGLLIIGAYCVINFSILQ